In Miscanthus floridulus cultivar M001 chromosome 19, ASM1932011v1, whole genome shotgun sequence, the DNA window AGTAGCTAATCATTTGTTTTATAAATACATAATTACTCCCCATACAATGCAATCCAGTCACACGAGTTCTACAAACCAATTCCACAGCAATAGTTCAAACAAGATCTGGCATCTCCATGGACCAAGCCAAACTCCCGGAGAGTTTAAAGATATAAGCTGCAGTGCCATTACTCCAGTTTTCAGTCAACAAACATTTTTCAGACGCGAGAACTGCGCGTAGCGCAGATGGCACAAGCCGGTGGATGGCTCGCTGTCCGTCAGCGTTCGAACTATGGGTTTCACCGGGTGTAGTTTAGATACTACAACTTGTATTTAGAGTTTTAAGTATAAAAGAACATTTTTCAGACGCAATTAATCTGCAGAAACCTTTTGCCAAATCCCCCATGGCATGCCAATTGCCAGAGCCGCGGTCACGAAAACGAAGAGCGCCACCCACCGCAAATCCCGGCGGGACTGAACGGAACTCCTCTTTCGTTTACATCATCCAATTCCAACCACCTCCCGAGTCCGGACTCCGGACCGAACGAACCCATCTTCTTCATCTCGCACGCTGCGGCCTCCATCCTCCTCCCCTTGAGCCGACACTTCATCcattccccatccccatcccacgcagccaccaccacctcctcctgcaGTCCTCCATATCTGTCTCGCTCCCTCTCTCCGGGCCAAGGAGGACGAGGAGTAGATCAGTCCTACCAATAAATTCGTCACGCCCACCCCACCTgcgcgcgggctccgcctcgccattGCCTTGCCCCAAGGCACAAGCTGGTAGCGGCAGGGGAGCAGCCGAGCAGGAGGAGGAGATGAAGGGGCTGAGCGGGCCGAAGCTGCTGGTGGTGCACCCGTCGTCCAACAAGTCGCCCGGCGGCGCGGGGTCGCCCGGGGCGGTTCTGGGCGCGCGGCGCCGGGTGTGCGCCGCCGTGTTCCTGGCCTGCTTCGCCTGCGTCTCCCTGGCCACCACGCTGCTGTCGGCCGCGCGGGACCCCGGTGCCGCGGGCGCGTccgggagggcggcggcggcggcgttcgcgGTGCCGGCGGGGGCTGCCGGCGCCGCAACGGGCGAGGGTCTGCCGGGGCACGTGTTCGACGCGCTGGTGCAGTACGCGTCGGCGGGCGGGAACTCGACGGCGAGCATGCCGGGCGCCGACGTGCGCGCCATCGCAGCCGTTCTCAGGCGCCGCGCGCCGTGCAACCTGCTCGTGTTCGGGCTCGGCGGGGAGACGCCGCTGTGGCGCGCGCTCAACCACGGCGGCCGCACCGTGTTCCTGGACGAGAACCAGTACTACGTGTCCCACCTGGAGGGCCGGCACCCGGGGCTGGAGGCCTACGACGTCGCCTACACCACCACGGTCCGCGAGTTTCCCGACCTGCTCGACGCCGCCCGCGCCGCGCGCGCCGCCGAGTGCCGGCCCGTCCAGAACCTCCTCTTCTCCGACTGCCGCCTCGCCATCAACGACCTCCCCAACCAGCTCTACGACGTCTCCTGGGACGTCATCCTCGTCGACGGCCCGCGCGGGTAACCCATCTGAGCCATCTCCATTTCCACTTCTCCACCATCCAAGATCCATCCATCCAGCTTCTCTTCCttctccaagaagaagaagaaagatccaATCTTTTTCCAGAGCTCCGTTCATTTCTCGCCCTAGATAGCTAACGCTAACGCGCTCTCCAATGCGGACAGGTACACGGCGACGTTGCCGGGCAGGATGTCGGCGATATTCACGGCGGGGGTGCTGGCGCGGACGCGGGCCGGGGAGGGCGCGACGACGGACGTGCTGGTGCACGACTACGAGCGGGAGGTGGAGCGGGCGTGCTCCAGGGAGTTCCTGTGCGAGGAGAACCGCGTCGCCGAGACCAGCACGCGGTCGCTCGCCCACTTCGCCGTGCGCGGCGGCAGCTCCGCCCGCCGGGACGCCTTCTGCTCCGGCGccgcggcgggggcggcggcggcccaCTAGTTTTTACTCCTGTCTGTCACTCACCTCACCTCACCTCTCCTTTTTTTAACCCCTCGAGATCTCGATGACGGTTAATGATGATGATGTTGTTTGTCATGTGAGTGGGGTAAAAAATGGAAAAGAGTAAGGTGAATGAAGCCTATAAAAATTGGGTGTGACGAAAAGAAAGAAGTCCTCAACGCAACCACCACGAACCTACTGTAGATAGAAATGGTCGCTCTAACGTCACGTATAAGTACACCAATGGCGGCAGACCGGGAGGTCATCAGTGTTGCGACTGCAACTGCAATGAAGGAAGCATGGAGGGAGTGAGCGCCGAATTGGCAACAATGAAGACGCTGCCATTTTTGGTTCTCCCAAGCCTGGTCACTGACGCGGGGCCTGCCAGCCAGCCCGCCCCCACTGTTTCCCTCGTGGACCGTGGCGGGGGCCGGGCCTGGGAAGACGGGAAGAGGACGGGCGGTGGCCGCCTGTCCGGCCGGTGGGGGTGGAGTGCTGGACTGTGGACTTGTGGAGTGGCGCGGGGCACGGCGGTGGAACAAACAAGTGACACTTGTGTCTTCTGTTAACTCGGGGTCAGATTGGAGCCCGACCTGCCCGTGCCGCCAGAGAGCATCGCCTTCACTCCACACTCCCCGTCGCCGTCTCCCTCGCGGACAGCTCAGCCGCCACGGATTCATCCACCCACCCAACTTCACCCGTGCGATTTGGGTTGAGTTCGGGGGGCTCAAGCCGCTCAACACCGTCTTCTCCGGGGCAAATGTTGGTTCACCGCAACGCCGGTGTTAGAGGGGAGGATGACGGCGAAAGGTGGCGTAGATGTTGGGTTGTACAAGGATGACGTGGAACGTGCAATGAAATGGATCGGTAGACGAACAAGAGGGCGTGGAGTATTGTCGGGCGGCCATCAGAGAGGGTTGATAAAGAGAAATAGACTACCTCTGCTTACTCTGCCCCTCTGCCTAAGCGGTTTGGCTACAGGATGCAACCTAAAAAAAAGGCTGCAATGTGCTGTTGTTACCACCACAATCAAGTGAACGCATAAACATTATTTCTTGGTGCGAGGAAGCAAAGAAAGGATTCTCAAAAGACCAACGACACAAGTTGGACAGTATGGTCATCTATATCATGTGAAATATTTGGAAAGAGTGAAGGCGACGCAGGAGGCTTGAAAAGTGAAGGATGATATTGGCCGACGTATGAGGGCTTTTGGCTTTGCATCGTAATTACCTGCTAGTTACGTTTTTGTTTTGGCCCATATTGTGGTGGTGTCAACAGGTTGCTCGAGGAGTGACTTGAGTGTTGGAGTTGTTTTTTTTATGGCACGTTCGATCTTTGTGTATTAAAATTGAAAGGCAAAGTTCCCGCCACTTACGATACAATGAAACGTGCGGGGTTAgcataaataaaacaaaattacaCTTGTGGATAATAACGGAAATCTATATACTTTTGTAAAGAAAAAGGGTTGGATTTGGATATGATCTTACGTGGTACGGAATAAAATGGATAAAGTGTAACGGAAAAGGTGGCATAGATGTCGGGTTGCAATTGCAAAAGGATGACGTGATGTGTGACAATTATACTGATTGGCAAACAAACAAAACATGAAGATCCAGAGACGACCGTTGGTTAGATGGGCGGTAGCAAGGAGATGATGAAACATGACGTGTCGAGAGAGTTGATAAAGAGAAATAGACTATATATGTATAAAATGAGCAGAAAAGAAACAAAAGTATACTTGTAGATAATACAATGAGTTGATGGAAAAATCACCCACCCATATTTGTTGGATAAATATTCCTGTTTTTGAGGAAAAAGGTAAGTAACATATAACTAGATACTTTTGCTAAAAAGAGGCCGAATACGGTCAAACGTGGTATTGAGAGTAAAATGGATAACAAGACACGCAAAACTGATACTCATATTTCCATTTCGGCCGACCCTTACTTGTGGATTAGCTATTCATACTTTTTTTAGCAAAACTAACACTCACTAAAGTGATTTGGTAGCTTTtagcactgttttttttttttggccaacTGGTAAAGGCGATAAGTAACTAGGAAATTGTCTTGAACTTTGTCGAGCTTTAAATTAGGATTTAGTGCTTGAGGTTTAAAATGGATAGAGTGTACTTATAGGACGGTCAAACGTGGTATGAAGTAAAACAGATAATAAGATACGTGTAATGGATAATCATATATCCATTTCAGCCCACCCTTGTGGATTAGCCATTCATAGTTTTCTTATAGCAAAACTAACACTCACTTTAGTGATTTGGTATCTTCTAGAACTTTTTTCCCAGCTAGTAAAGACGATAAGTAACTAGGAAATTTGTATTGAACTCTGTCGAGCTTTAAATTAGGATTTAGGGCTTGAGGTTTAAGAgtaagtgtcgggttcataaacccgggttctctcatggacctgcttttcagcaaaagctcggcccagcagacgatgttgcgaacgacgcgcaactcctaggccggtCCAAAAACCCAACGACAGGCCAGAAagacgatccaatctccgaccagaaggcctggctaagaaggaacgacgctcgcctccgactccggcccacctctccgaccggaaggcctagtcaAGGAAAGggcaacgctcgcttccgactccggccctcCTCTCCGGTCGGAAGGAaaggacaacgctcgcttctgacttcggtccgcctctccgatcgaaaggcctggcaaTGGAGGGACGGcgttcgcttccgactctggcccgcctctccgaccggaaggtaggacactcaagtcaaccgcaataccaaagaCCGTACaatgtacacctgcaggacagtaccgacaGGGCATGCCATAAGGGTGCTCTgccaccttccaggcatgtcagaacccaagcagtgatgtgggcgccgacatttgccctacagtgttgtatgcgccatcaattcccataccaggcgaacacggtaaaaccccccacatgcctctgggtatcaacattgttgtgggcaccgtcatttgtcatacatggtgaatacggtaaaacctcccacatgcgcctgacataaacagtgttgtgggcacctacaatcatcgtgtacccgacagcgtgggcaacaagatttagtagcatacgtacactctccctctctcacttgtatggccgtccccttcatctataaaaggggatgcactctctcccaatgaGGACAATTGGACCACAAGGATGATCGATTCACAGAGTCAAACAATCTACGATTCGAACGATTCcaacagagcacacgctcaaatacttagcgcacgtaggagctcccgtctctctcgacccttcggtccagagttTGACCGAACCttttgcaccccccatcttactccctctcgtttgtaaccccacaacaaacttcgagcacctaggctcaggaataaagtcatcgaccaactcaaattgaacgtagggcacgttgcttgaaccagtataaaccctgtgttattgagtgctaggccacatccgatcacaatatacggtaaaactataaatatttacgtgttgattactttctgcaccgacagtaacTTAGTGATTAGATCTTATAGGAGGAAGCTACGGGATAGACTTGCTCACACATaggccttgtttggttttgaGCTCCTAAAACTTTAGCTCCAAAAAGTTTTAGGCAGCCTTCAAAAACCTCCTAAAAAAGTGTTTGGTTGTACCTCCTAAAACTGACTAAAAACAATAAATGTTGTTGAACAAAGACACTTTTacccttcttcctcctacccctgCTACCCCTGCGAGCAAAAAGCTCTTCCTCGCCAGCGCCGCTTCTCCATGCAACGCCGCTTCTCCTCTTTGCTCCGCGGTCGCCGAGTGAGACCCCCGTGCCAACCATCCCCACACCCAGCGCAACAACGCCCGCCCGCAGGTCCCCGCACGCGAGCCCTGCCCTGCCTCTCCACCTCACTGCCACTCCATGCGACCCCGCTCGCGGTCGCCCCACTGCCCGCCCAAAAGCGGTTCTTGGTCGCAGAAGCTGTCGTCGATGGCGGATCGAGCGGCGGACGGATTGGGGGAGCAGCCAGTGTCGAGGAGAAGCGGGGGCGTCGCGGCCGGCCCGTGCGACGGCGCGAGGGAGCGGGGTCAGGGGATGGCGCGGGTGCCGGCGTGGAGGGAGGGAGCAGTGCGCCGCCGGGGGACACCGAACGGGGCCATCACCACCGCATCAATGGGATTGGGGAGGGCCATCATGGCCGGATGCGCCGAGGGAGGGAGCACCGCCACCTGCTTCCTGTGCTTGAGATCCATGGGGGAGAGGGCCCGTTGCTTTTGGTGGCTGCCGATGGTGGGTACCGGTGGTGACGAAGAAAGACATGTGTGAGAGAGAAATAAAAAaaagggaaaattggttctatagcaTTGAAAGATCGCGAAAATCGAAAAATACCACCGAAAAAACTCCATTATgtaaaataccatcgaaagatAGAACTGTTACATAAAAATAGCATTCCGTCATGTATTGAGGTAACAGCGTCAGCACGGTTGCTAGACGTGGACCTCGCCGGCCATCGTGCTCACGCTGTCCAACAGCCGTTCAGGTTCCAGAACAGCGTGTTCAGCAACAGCTTCCAGTCCTTATCTCCGGCGGTGGccccccaccgccgcggccggaCCTTGGGTAGCAGCGCGGCGCCGACCATCAGCAGGAACGGCGACAGCGCCGCGAGGCCCAGCGCCACGGCCGTCCAGCCGACAACGCTCAGCCCCGTGTAGTTGAGCAGCGTTAGGGCGATGTTGAACGTGACGATCGTCGTGACCCTGGCGCCGCCGCGGGACACGGCGGGCGCCACGCGCGTGAGTTAGTCGGAGCACAGCGCCGGGAAGGCCGCGGCGCCGATGGCACTGCAGACATACTTCCACGTGCCCATCAGGAACCCCACGAACGGGCCGAACGCGCGGTCCACCCACACCACGTACCTGCCATTGCCAGGCATCGCCGTCGACAGCTCGacggtgacgagggactccgggACGGCCCACACAAATGGGAACACGAAGAATCTGATGAGTGCGAGGAGGGGCCCGCCGGCCTGCACCGTCGGCTCAGCGCCGTATGGCCCGCCGGCGACCTCGAAGAAGATGAGGAAGATGAGGGGGGAAAGGGTCAGCTTGTTCCGACCCCTCGCATGGCCGCTGCCGCTACCGGTGCCGGTGCCAGCCATGCCAGTGATTGGGAGGTGGGTTGGGTCGTCGCCGTGGAGGGTTACAGATTTGCCGGCAGACACCTTGGAGTGTAGTGGTGAGGTGTTGTCGCTTCCATGGATCCCATGCTTCATCGTCGTTGGAAATTCATGGTAGGAGCAGAGCCCAGCAGGTCTGGTTCCCTGTGCTGTGCCGATGGTTTACTTGCAGAATGAATAGCAAAGTGCCCGTACAGCACATGCACATGGCGACTAGTGGGCCTGGCTTTAGTTGTACCACTCAAGTGCAGCacagctccggcggcggcggcattcaGCGAACCGGGGCGAGCGCGGCTCAGGTGGCGTAGCGCATCGgcgctagagtgctcggcaccgggCTTGAGCTCCGAGCTCCGTAGGATGAGGCTCTACCACTGCAGGCGGCCTGCCCAGGTTGATGCAACGTACAGGTTATTCTCCACGTCCTCCCATGGTGTTTTTAGCCAAGTGGAGTCCTCGGACGGATGCCAGCAGACGGCGTTGACAGCAAAAGTAACGGAGTGCTAGATCGCGAAACGGATACTCACTTTCAATGATATTTTACGATACGATAAACTTTCAATGGTATTTTTCGAATCTCACGTTCTTTTGatgctatgaaaccaattttccctAAAAAAAATCCTGAGGAATCAGAACAGCAAATGCATCAAAGGTTGCTACTGCGACTAGTATGGAACTGTATTAGTCTATTGTCCAGTAGATCAGGTGTTAAGAGCCACTGGTATCAGTAACCAGTTTCCCCCTATATCACGTCCACTATATAAGCTGGAGATGCCCCTGAAGTGTGCTGAACGCCGCGACACGCAGCCATGCATCCTGCGGCAGTAGCACTCGCACATGCGTAGTAGCACAACGTTAAGCATCGGGTGTTATACCTCTACTACTACCCGTACAACAGTGCATGAGTAGTACTCGCACATGAGAGGTAGCACAACGTTAAGGGTTTGTTTGGTAGGGTTCCTCTCCGGCTTCGACTCCGGCTCTTCTAGAGGAGCCCCGCCAAATATTTTCTTGGAGAAGCCGTTTTTCAgaaaaaaacagaggagccggagccgttttggaggagccacaatttgtggctcctctaaaacggctccggctcctccggaggagcccctcgggaggagccgtgccaaataAGCCCTAAGCATCGGGTGTCAAGCATGAGTAGTAGCACAACGCTGGGTGGTCTATGCGGAAGACACGTAGTCTGGTCGCAGCAGGGTCAACGAACAACAGTGCATTGCGGCTCGTCGGTGCTTGCATGGCTGCTGTTGCCTCCGCGCTGAATCGCTGATGGTGCTCGGCGCTACATACGTGCGGCGAACAGGAAACCGATTTTGCATTGCACATTTGCACTTGCTTTGCACCGCACGCCCGCACCGTTGGTGGTAGTGCGTTAGGCcggtttagtttcaaaaagtttACCTAAAAAGAGCTACAGTATTCATTAAATCTTACGATGCGTGCAcgtaacattaaatgtagacgaaaaaactaattgtacaattTAATTGAAAATCgtgagacaaacgttttgagcctaattagtccaaattaaacactaattattaaataaaaataaaaatattaccTAAActaaattctcaaatttcacccAACACGGCCTTAATTCTTCTGTGGCCGGTTTTGGATGTAGCGGCGCGCGCCGGAGAGGGATGTGCGCCGTGGCCTCGATTCGGGAATCGAGACTGTAGCCACGCACGCACGTCCCGTCCCGTCCCGCCCCCGTGCGGACCGCACGCTAGTTGCAGAGTGCAGGACTGCAGCTGCGCCAGCGACTGGCACGGTGGCACCGACGCTAGGAGGAGCTGCCTCCCTGCCGTCCTGCGCTGCCACTTGCCGGTGCTGCGACACTGTAAGGTTGACGGGCAATGCCACGACGCCCAACGGgctcagcccttgtttagttgctcTCTGAAAAAAGTTTACACTCTATCACGTTAAATATCCAGACACatgcatacagtattaaatatagactaaaaataattaattatatagtttacaactaatttatgagacgaatcttttaaacctaattagtctataatttgacaatatgatggtacagtaacatgtgctagcgacggattaattagacttaataaattggTCTCATGGTTtattgacggattctgtaatttgtttttttattagtatttgaACAACCCATACGACGTCCCCATGTAACATTTAATGTGACACCcaaaaactttacaccctgaaactaaacaaggccgcaGCTGATGGCTAAGCATAGCGTAGGGCTGCATTAGCCATGTCTCGTGCTCGCCTGGTAGGTCCGGCCAGCCTAGCCGGTTGTGGTTGTGCCAGCCCTGTCCACTACCGGAGatggcttctttgtcgagtgtcccacactttgtcgagtgctttttatcgggcactcggcaaagaggttgtttaccgagtgccagagataaagcactcggcaaacaactaaCACTGggtaaagaggtggtttgccgagtgccgagcactcggcaaacaataacactcggtaaaactggctttgccgagtgttattctcctgacactcggcaaagggccgccgccgttaaccttttgccgagtgtcattttttacaATCGGCAAAGCGgttatttgtcgagtgtcatttttgacactcggcaaaccatattttttttcacttttgacctccaaactttttctgcagtcctcatacaatacctggtgcttcatgttccaatgtggcacatttctcagactttttctatatttctttaatttatttcatttaattgaattttcttcgataattcaaattataactgtcAGTCATTCGAAcaatgaaaaaatgaatggaaaaataatattcatgattttagtataatgtgaggccgtatccaggatcagaccaccaattttgaacatcttgtttatGAAACATGACTACGAACTCACGGtcgagttatttttaaattctataaaaagtaaatgaagtccgaaaatcatgaaacttgtcaaaatgtcatgatatcatatgtagaggctgtgataaaaatttgagaaggtttcatgcaagttgtcacgtacgatgcttgcaaaccgaagaatctctgaagaagttttatgatttcgtgaagaggccgacaaggtggtaagcatcgtacgtgacaacttgcgcgaaaccttcacaaatttttatcacagcctccacatatgatattatgacatcttgacaagtttcataattttcagacttcatttgctttatatagaatttaaaaacaactcgatcgcaagttcgtggtcatatttcgtgaacaagatgtttgaaattgatGGTCtggtcctggatacggcctcacattatactaaataacatgaatataatttttccattcattttttcattattcgaatgactagcggttataatttgaaattatccaagaaaatttaattaaatgaaataaattaaagaaatatagaaaaagtccgagaaatgtgccacattggaacatggagtaccaggtattgtatgagaactgcagaaaaagtttgaagatcaaaaataaaaaaaaaatatggtttgccgagtgtcataaaatgacactcggcaaatcaccgctttgccgagtgccaggacgcatggcactcggcaaagaatttttttaaaaagaccCTCTGCCGAGTGTCAGGCCAGGTGACACTCGGTagagaattaaaaaaattaaaaaaaactttgccgattgccagatcaggggcactcgacaaaggggggATATAACCTCccggcccagccggcccacacacaccgcacacacacacacacgcacgcccacgcccacggcagcgccgccgtcgtcgcccgcGCCCGCATCGCACGCGCCAGCGCCGTCACTGCCCCTGCCCGTGCCACGccgctggaggaggaggagaaagaggaggaggaggagaggaggagaggaaggaggcggaagaggaggaggaggaaggaggaaggaggaagaaggaggaggaaggaaggaggaggaggcgcccggCCGCCGTTGCCACATCCCCGACGCTTCCCCAGCTGTCGCCTTGTGCACCGGCGCCctagccccttcaccaccgccaccCTACGACGCCCATTAGGTATGCCCTACTATCatcgtcgtagtattactagtagttgcggtagtagtagtggtagagtagcagtggtggtagtcataggagtcgtaggagtggttgtgacattgttatatatatgtggttggatataatcttgtgcatgtcggccatcgtgtcgttcatatatatatgcatgtcggccatcgtgccattggttttcttgcaggttttgaaaacctcaccgtgcaggggaggtgctgccgaaattttgtattgatagttttatgtttcttttttttcagagaagagcccatcgaagtggagccggagtacctcggcgaccccaTTCGCCTTCCTCGCAGCTACGGGTCTAtctgcaccgcatcgcctcgccactacacTGACCTGCCATGGCCTCgttagcctgactccaccgccaccctaggtataacacctctttccatatcatagtcgtagatcacgtaacccagttaggcgtctcttattcgaaagagatatggttgaaaatatgcagatatttccatatctaaaaccgtatctgttttgaattgttcacgttttttggacagcccacggatgcgtaggtggggttagtttccatggtctgctccgatccgagatagagtttcggcatcatctccctgttgttctccgaaaacacactctccctggcaggacgtgtatttggagaacagtgaggaggtgctaccgaaattctatctcggataggagtagagcatggaaactaaccccacataCGTATCCTCACGTGGGATTAGGACATATCcttacctattagatagtagaaaCGTCGTGTAGACACTGtttgcctaaacggtcgtttagcccatttaaacaccgtgtaaacgctacacggtggtgcgccgtttccgtttaatcacccgattaccccgtttaattggccgtttagcccgtttaatgggacgttttgcccgaataatggctaaacggtaggtgaccgactgtttaccgtttagtgtTTAGGAAAACAccggtgtagatgcaattgatgtttatattactcactgctatatatgttagaggatggaggaccatgagtggatgtacacgggccacgcaagttagggtcaggtcaccaatgaatggatcgacaagaccgatgctttcttggaacaagCATTTGgtgtggctgctaaaggagcgagtaaaatttgttgtccctacagcaaatgtgcaaacaggaaaaaacaaacgaagaaggtcatgggggaacatctttggaagaatagaTTTATGACAGACTATACTCGGTGGGtttaccatggtgaagccgatcgtatgagagaggaggtggtgagaccacgcgtcgaggattataatgctgatgccagggtagcaaacatgttaaatgactatcacgaggcacagttcgctgaaggacgtacgaagaaggagccagaggcaaccgcaaaagcgttctacgacatgtttgtcgtggcacagaaaccccttcatggct includes these proteins:
- the LOC136528249 gene encoding protein IRX15-LIKE-like, producing MKGLSGPKLLVVHPSSNKSPGGAGSPGAVLGARRRVCAAVFLACFACVSLATTLLSAARDPGAAGASGRAAAAAFAVPAGAAGAATGEGLPGHVFDALVQYASAGGNSTASMPGADVRAIAAVLRRRAPCNLLVFGLGGETPLWRALNHGGRTVFLDENQYYVSHLEGRHPGLEAYDVAYTTTVREFPDLLDAARAARAAECRPVQNLLFSDCRLAINDLPNQLYDVSWDVILVDGPRGYTATLPGRMSAIFTAGVLARTRAGEGATTDVLVHDYEREVERACSREFLCEENRVAETSTRSLAHFAVRGGSSARRDAFCSGAAAGAAAAH